One region of Oryza glaberrima chromosome 7, OglaRS2, whole genome shotgun sequence genomic DNA includes:
- the LOC127778877 gene encoding internal alternative NAD(P)H-ubiquinone oxidoreductase A1, mitochondrial-like yields MAWSRIARGSQLTQPLSRILAEGNAAATPAAYALRNAAALGQRASSASASSSFHSLALAGLADKYAAGAAGRLQPSRGISTTSPALRPAAEAAARVVECSDAADEAAAAAVPDLGPTRPGEKPRVVVLGTGWAACRFLKDVDTRAYDVVCISPRNHMVFTPLLASTCVGTLEFRSVVEPVSRIQSALATRPGSYFFLASCTGIDTGRHEVHCTAADGDGLPANPYNFKVSYDKLVIASGSEPLTFGIKGVAENAIFLREVSHAQEIRRKLLTNLMLSENPGLSEEEKKCLLHCVVVGGGPTGVEFSGELSDFITRDVRERYAHVKDYVKVTLIEANEILSSFDVGLRQYATDHLSKYGVNLVRGVVKEVKPREIELSDGSRVPYGVLVWSTGVGPSEFVRSLPLPKSPGGRIGVDEWLRVPSVEDVFALGDCAGFLEGTGRAVLPALAQVAEREGRYLARVMSRIAAQDGGRAGRAVGSAELGEPFVYKHIGSMASVGRYKALVDLRENKDARGVSMAGFVSWLMWRSAYLTRVVSWRNRFYVAVNWATTLVFGRDNTRIG; encoded by the exons ATGGCGTGGTCGAGGATTGCGAGGGGCTCGCAGCTCACGCAGCCGCTCTCGAGGATTCTCGCCGAGGGCAACGCGGCCGCCACCCCGGCGGCGTACGCGCTGCGCAATGCGGCGGCGCTGGGCCAGcgcgcctcgtcggcgtcggcgtcgtcgtcgttccaCAGCCTCGCGTTGGCGGGGCTTGCTGACAAGTACGCGGCCGGCGCTGCCGGGCGGCTCCAGCCGAGCAGGGGGATCAGCACGACGTCACCTGCGCTGCGccccgcggcggaggcggcggcgagggtggtggagtgctcggacgccgccgacgaggcggcggcggcggcggtgccggacCTCGGGCCCACGCGGCCGGGGGAGAAGCCGCGCGTGGTGGTGCTCGGGACGGGGTGGGCGGCGTGCAGGTTCCTCAAGGACGTGGACACGCGCGCCTACGACGTGGTGTGCATCTCGCCGCGGAACCACATGGTGTTCACGCCGCTGCTGGCGTCGACGTGCGTCGGCACGCTGGAGTTCCGGTCCGTCGTGGAGCCCGTCAGCCGCATCCAGTCGGCGCTCGCCACCCGCCCGGGCTCCTACTTCTTCCTCGCCTCCTGCACCGGCATCGACACGGGGCGGCACGAGGTGCACTgcacggcggcggacggcgacgggcTCCCCGCCAACCCGTACAACTTCAAGGTGTCGTACGACAAGCTGGTGATCGCCAGCGGCTCCGAGCCGCTCACCTTCGGCATCAAGGGCGTCGCCGAGAACGCCATCTTCCTCCGCGAGGTCAGCCACGCGCAGGAGATCCGCCGCAAGCTGCTCACCAACCTCATGCTCTCCGAGAATCCAG GCTTGtcggaggaagagaagaagtgCCTCCTGCactgcgtcgtcgtcggcgggggTCCGACCGGGGTGGAGTTCAGCGGCGAGCTCAGCGACTTCATCACCCGCGACGTGCGGGAGAGGTACGCTCACGTCAAGGACTACGTCAAGGTCACCCTCATCGAGGCCAACGAGATCCTCTCCTCCTTCGACGTCGGGCTGCGCCAGTACGCCACGGACCACCTCTCCAAG TACGGCGTGAACCTGGTGCGCGGCGTGGTGAAGGAGGTGAAGCCGAGGGAGATCGAGCTGAGCGACGGGAGCCGCGTGCCGTACGGCGTCCTGGTGTGGTCGACGGGCGTGGGGCCGTCGGAGTTCGTGAGATCGCTGCCACTCCCCAAGTCCCCCGGCGGGAGGATCGGCGTCGACGAGTGGCTCCGCGTGCCGTCGGTGGAGGACGTGTTCGCGCTGGGCGACTGCGCCGGGTTCCTGGAAGGGACGGGGCGGGCCGTGCTGCCGGCGCTGGCGCAGGTGGcggagcgggaggggaggtaCCTGGCGCGGGTGATGTCGAGGATCGCGGCGCAGGATGGCGGCAGGGCGGGGCGCGCGGTGGGGAGCGCGGAGCTCGGGGAGCCGTTCGTGTACAAGCACATCGGGAGCATGGCGTCGGTGGGGAGGTACAAGGCGCTGGTGGACCTGAGGGAGAACAAGGACGCCAGGGGGGTGTCCATGGCCGGGTTCGTCAGCTGGCTCATGTGGCGGTCGGCGTACCTGACGAGGGTGGTGAGCTGGAGGAACAGGTTCTACGTGGCGGTCAACTGGGCCACCACGCTCGTGTTCGGCAGGGACAACACCAGGATCGGCTGA
- the LOC127780629 gene encoding secretory carrier-associated membrane protein 1, producing the protein MAGRYDSNPFEEDDVNPFSEQARGKAGGQPSYGGGAFYMPNPRNVPSVSSNSRLSPLPPEPAAFGATVDIPLDSSKDLKNREKELQAREAELNKREKELKRREEAAARAGIVIEEKNWPPFLPLIHHDITNEIPSHLQRMQYVAFASFLGLACCLFWNVIAVTSAWVKGEGVKIWLLAIIYFISGVPGAYVLWYRPLYNAMRTDSALKFGLFFLVYLFHILFCVFSAVAPPVVFEGKSLAGILPAIDLISKNALVGIFYFVGFGLFCVESLLSIWVIQQVYMYFRGSGKAAEMKRDATRGAMRAAF; encoded by the exons ATGGCGGGGCGCTACGACAGCAACCCCTTCGAGGAGGACGACGTGAACCCTTTCTCG GAACAAGCGCGTGGTAAGGCTGGAGGGCAGCCCAgctatggcggcggcgcgttctACATGCCG AATCCACGGAATGTGCCTTCTGTGTCGTCGAATTCGCGGCTTTCGCCTCTTCCCCCTGAGCCCGCAGCTTTTGGGGCTACGGTGGATATCCCTCTTGACTCTTCCAAG GACCTGAAGAATAGGGAAAAGGAGCTGCAAGCTAGGGAAGCGGAATTGAACAAGAGGGAGAAG GAGCTaaaaaggagggaggaggctgcaGCGCGAG CTGGTATTGTCATTGAGGAGAAAAACTGGCCTCCATTTCTGCCACTCATCCATCATGATATCACCAATGAGATACCGAGTCACCTTCAAAGAATGCAATATGTTGCATTTGCATCATTTCTTG GATTGGCTTGCTGTCTCTTCTGGAACGTCATAGCAGTTACTTCAGCTTGGGTCAAGGGGGAAG GCGTGAAGATATGGTTGCTGGCAATCATCTACTTCATCTCTGGGGTTCCTGGTGCATATGTTTTATGGTATCGACCTCTGTATAATGCTATGAG GACTGATAGTGCCTTGAAGTTTGGATTGTTCTTCTTGGTTTACCTG TTCCATATTCTTTTCTGTGTATTTTCTGCTGTGGCTCCTCCTGTTGTCTTCGAGGGGAAATCATTGGC GGGGATTTTGCCAGCAATTGATCTCATCAGCAAGAATGCTTTGGTGGGG ATCTTCTACTTTGTTGGATTTGGATTGTTCTGCGTCGAATCATTGCTCAGCATCTGGGTTATCCAG CAAGTGTACATGTACTTCCGAGGAAGTGGAAAAGCTGCTGAGATGAAGCGTGATGCAACTAGGGGTGCTATGCGGGCAGCTTTTTAA
- the LOC127778532 gene encoding brefeldin A-inhibited guanine nucleotide-exchange protein 5, translating to MAGAAGGFVTRAFEAMLKECTANRGKFAALQQSIQSYLDTIKGAAAAGQEEGGDAAAAPITQVLASAGRVLEGTQAELVLQPLRLAFETKHVKLVEPALDCLHKLIAYDHLEGDPGLEGGKNSPLFTDILNMVCGCVDNTSSDSTVLQVLKVLLNAVASNRFRVHGEPLLGVIRVCYNIALNSKSPVNQATSKAMLTQMISIVFRRMESEQVSVPPASSAMKEEPSSSTEESENGEVSTGNQADEKITLGDALSLNRATEASPASVEELQSLAGGADIKGLEAVLDKAVELEDGKKVSGGIDLDTVNIIQRDALLLFRTLCKMSMKEESDEVATKTRLLSLELLQGLLEGVSDSFTKNFHFIDSVKAYLSYAILRAAVSSSAVVFQYACGIFAVLLLRFRESLKGEIGVFFPLIVLRSLDSSDSPLSQRASVLRMLEKVCKDSQMLADMFVNYDCDLEGPNLFERMVSALSRIAQGSQNADTNTAASSQTVSVKGSSLQCLVSILKSLVDWEQARRDSSKQGSVAEACENDSSARSITSDEIKSQEDGRNQFEIAKAHKSTMEAAISEFNRKPARGIEYLLLNKLIENNATSVAHFLKSNSSLDKAMIGEYLGQHEEFPLAVMHAYVDSMKFSGLKFDAAIREFLKGFRLPGEAQKIDRIMEKFAERYCADNPGLFKNADTAYVLAYAVIMLNTDAHNPMVWPKMSKSDFVRMNTASDAEECAPKELLEEIYDSIVQEEIKMKDDFPDSAKSNKPRRETEERGVVNILNLALPRLKSASDTKAESEKIIKQTQALFKNQGQKRGVFHVAQQVELVRPMLEAVGWPLLATFSVTMEEGDSKPRVVLCMEGFRAGIHLTRVLGMDTMRYAFLTSLVRFTFLHAPKEMRSKNVEALRTLLGLADTDMDALQDTWNAVLECVSRLEYITSNPSIAATVMQGSNQISRESVVQSLKELSGKPAEQVFVNSVKLPSDSIVEFFTALCGVSAEELKQTPARVFSLQKLVEISYYNMARIRLVWARIWSVLSQHFIAAGSHHEEKVAMYAIDSLRQLGMKYLERAELNKFTFQNDILKPFVILMRNSHSEKIRGLIVDCIVQLIKSKVGSIKSGWRCVFMIFTAAADDENEHIVESAFENVEQVILEHFDQVVGDCFMDCVNCLIGFANNKCTPRISLKAIALLRICEDRLAEGCIPGGAVKPVDDVPEAHFDVTEHYWFPMLAGLSDLTLDPRPEVRHCALEVLFDLLNERGHKFSSPFWESIFHRVLFPIFDHVRHAGRDGLSSGDDWLRDTSIHSLQLICNLFNTFYKEVSFMLPPLLGLLLECAKKTDQTVVSIALGALVHLIEVGGHQFSDSDWETLLKSIRDASYTTQPLELLNSVGFQKPNNQQSLSREAETNGLGSSYHDSREGGASISRHIDEQDGHQETNAQTSLDNSEGLPSPSGRAQPAVSPRGQTFGQRIMGNMMDNLLVRSLTSKSKGRTDDIVPPSPVKAPDADGADKTDDEENPMMETVRSKCITQLLLLGAIDSIQKRYWSRLKTTQQIAIMDILLSLLEFASSYNSTSNLRTRMHHIPPERPPLNLLRQELAGTAIYLEILQKSTVEHDGNDPSEDTNGHVIESDEHEKLKSLAEGKLVSFCGQILKDASDLQPSTGEAASADIHRVLDLRAPVIVKVLNGMCIMDAQIFKKHIREFYPLITKLICCDQMDVRGALGDLFSKQLTPLMP from the exons atggcgggcgccGCGGGAGGGTTCGTCACGCGGGCCTTCGAGGCCATGCTCAAGGAGTGCACAGCCAACCGCGGCAAGTTCGCCGCGCTGCAGCAATCCATCCAGTCCTACCTCG ATACCAtcaagggggcggcggcggcgggacaggaggagggcggcgacgcggcggcggcgcccatcACGCAGGTGCTGGCGTCGGCGGGGCGCGTGCTGGAGGGGACTCAGGCCGAGCTGGTGCTGCAGCCACTCCGCCTCGCCTTCGAGACCAAGCACGTCAAGCTCGTCGAGCCCGCGCTCGACTGCCTCCAT AAACTTATTGCTTATGACCATCTAGAAGGCGACCCTGGTTTAGAGGGTGGTAAAAATTCCCCTCTATTTACTGACATCCTGAACATGGTCTGCGGTTGTGTTGATAACACCTCCTCTGACAG CACTGTTCTCCAAGTCTTGAAAGTTCTTCTCAATGCTGTTGCTTCAAATAGATTTAGAG tacatGGAGAACCTTTGCTTGGAGTGATTAGAGTATGCTATAATATTGCTCTCAACAG CAAGAGCCCTGTGAACCAGGCTACCTCAAAGGCCATGTTAACCCAGATGATCAGCATCGTATTCAGGCGGATGGAATCTGAGCAG GTTTCTGTACCACCTGCCAGCTCTGCAATGAAAGAAGAACCATCATCTAGCACAGAGGAATCAGAGAATGGTGAAGTATCCACTGGTAACCAAGCTGATGAAAaaattactcttggagatgcgCTATCCTTGAATCGAGCTACAGAAGCATCTCCAGCATCTGTTGAAGAGCTTCAGAGTCTTGCAGGAGGAGCTGATATTAAG GGGTTGGAGGCTGTTCTTGACAAGGCTGTTGAACTTGAGGATGGAAAGAAAGTATCAGG TGGAATAGACCTGGACACTGTGAACATAATACAGCGTGATGCACTATTGCTCTTCCGGACTCTCTGCAAG ATGAGCATGAAGGAAGAGAGTGATGAGGTTGCTACAAAGACAAGGCTGCTATCACTCGAACTGTTACAG GGATTGCTAGAAGGAGTCAGTGATTCATTTACCAAAAATTTCCACTTCATCGATTCAGTTAAAGCCTATCTTTCCTATGCTATTCTGCGAGCGGCTGTGTCTTCATCTGCGGTTGTTTTTCAG TACGCTTGTGGGATATTTGCAGTTCTATTGCTTCGTTTTCGAGAGAGTCTGAAg GGTGAGATCGGTGTCTTCTTTCCTCTGATAGTTTTAAGGTCTCTCGATAGCTCTGACAGTCCACTCAGCCAAAGGGCCAGTGTCCTTAG GATGCTGGAGAAAGTCTGCAAGGATTCACAAATGCTTGCAGACATGTTTGTAAATTATGATTGTGACCTTGAGGGGCCAAACCTTTTTGAACGCATG GTCAGTGCACTCTCAAGGATTGCACAAGGATCTCAAAATGCGGATACAAACACTGCCGCATCTTCTCAAACAGTTTCTGTGAAAGGCTCATCTCTTCAG TGTTTGGTGAGTATTTTGAAGTCATTGGTTGATTGGGAGCAAGCTCGAAGAGATTCCTCGAAACAGGGGAGTGTTGCCGAAGCTTGTGAAAATGATTCTTCTGCAAGGAGCATAACAAGTGATGAAATAAAGAGCCAAGAGGATGGTCGCAATCAGTTTGAGATAGCTAAAGCTCATAAGTCAACAATGGAGGCTGCAATCTCAGAG TTCAATCGCAAACCAGCAAGGGGGATTGAGTATTTGTTATTAAATAAGTTGATCGAAAATAATGCAACATCTGTAGCTCACTTTCTCAAGAGCAATTCTAGCTTGGATAAG GCTATGATTGGTGAATATTTGGGACAACATGAGGAGTTCCCTCTTGCTGTGATGCATGCTTATGTTGATTCAATGAAATTTTCGGGATTGAAGTTTGATGCTGCAATTCGTGAGTTCTTGAAAGGGTTTCGCCTTCCTGGGGAGGCACAAAAGATTGATCGCATAATGGAAAAGTTTGCTGAGCG GTACTGTGCTGATAACCCTGGACTTTTCAAAAATGCAGATACTGCTTATGTTCTTGCTTATGCTGTTATAATGTTGAATACTGACGCCCACAACCCAATGGTGTGGCCTAAAATGTCAAAATCAGATTTCGTACGAATGAACACTGCGAGTGATGCAGAGGAATGTGCCCCAAAGGAGCTCTTGGAGGAAATTTATGATTCCATTGTCCAGGAAGAGATAAAGATGAAAGACGATTTCCCTGATTCAGCAAAATCTAATAAACCCAGACGAGAAACAGAAGAAAGGGGTGTTGTCAATATCCTCAATTTAGCTCTTCCAAGACTGAAGTCAGCAAGTGATACCAAAGCAGAAAGTGAGAAAATCATTAAGCAGACTCAAGCACTTTTCAAAAATCAGGGACAGAAGAGAGGTGTTTTTCATGTTGCTCAGCAGGTCGAGCTTGTTAGGCCAATGCTTGAAGCTGTAGGATGGCCTTTGCTTGCAACATTTTCTGTTACCATGGAGGAAGGTGACAGCAAGCCTAGGGTTGTGCTTTGCATGGAAGGGTTTAGGGCTGGCATCCATCTTACTCGTGTTCTTGGGATGGACACCATGCGCTATGCTTTCTTGACATCCTTAGTGCG GTTTACATTTTTGCATGCTCCTAAGGAAATGCGTAGTAAAAATGTTGAGGCTTTACGGACCCTCCTTGGCTTAGCTGACACAGATATGGATGCTTTGCAAGATACTTGGAATGCTGTTTTAGAATGTGTCTCCAGGCTTGAATATATCACTTCAAATCCTTCAATTGCTGCAACTGTTATGCAGGGATCAAATCAAATATCGAGAGAATCTGTTGTCCAGTCACTGAAAGAGTTGTCTGGGAAGCCTGCTGAACAAGTCTTTGTAAACAGTGTAAAATTACCAAGTGATTccattgttgaattcttcactgCTCTTTGTGGTGTTTCTGCAGAAGAACTGAAACAGACACCTGCTCGTGTCTTTAGCTTACAAAAGCTTGTCGAGATAAGCTACTATAATATGGCTCGGATACGTTTG GTGTGGGCGAGAATATGGTCTGTCTTGTCACAGCATTTTATTGCTGCTGGGAGCCACCACGAGGAGAAAGTTGCCATGTATGCAATTGACTCATTGAGGCAGCTTGGTATGAAGTACTTGGAACGTGCAGAATTGAACAAATTCACATTTCAGAATGACATATTGAAGCCTTTTGTTATTTTAATGAGAAATAGTCACAGTGAAAAAATCCGTGGTCTAATTGTTGATTGCATTGTTCAG TTGATCAAATCAAAAGTTGGCAGCATAAAGTCAGGTTGGCGTTGTGTGTTCATGATATTCACCGCGGCAGCTGATGATGAGAATGAACATATTGTTGAAAGTGCTTTTGAAAATGTAGAACAAG TTATCTTGGAGCATTTTGATCAAGTTGTTGGTGATTGCTTCATGGACTGTGTCAACTGTCTTATTGgtttcgcaaataataaatgcACACCTCGAATTAGTTTAAAGGCTATCGCTCTCCTACGCATATGTGAAGACCGTTTGGCAGAG GGTTGCATTCCTGGTGGTGCTGTTAAACCTGTTGATGATGTTCCAGAGGCCCATTTTGATGTTACTGAGCATTATTGGTTTCCTATGCTAGCTGGCCTATCAGATTTAACTTTAGACCCCAGACCAGAAGTTAGACACTGTGCACTTGAAGTGTTGTTTGATCTTCTGAATGAGAGAGGTCATAAATTCTCCTCACCTTTTTGGGAGAGCATTTTTCATCGTGTACTATTTCCCATATTTGATCATGTAAGGCATGCTGGAAGGGATGGCCTTTCTTCTGGGGATGACTGGCTTCGTGATACCAGCATTCATTCTCTGCAGTTAATCTGCAACCTTTTTAATACTTTCTACAAG GAGGTGTCATTTATGCTTCCACCTCTTTTGGGCTTGCTGCTTGAGTGTGCCAAGAAAACAGACCAGACTGTTGTTTCAATTGCTCTTGGAGCTTTAGTTCATCTCATAGAGGTTGGTGGTCACCAATTCAGTGACAGCGACTGGGAAACACTTCTAAAGAGCATTAG AGATGCATCATACACAACCCAACCTCTCGAACTCCTCAATTCAGTAGGATTTCAGAAACCAAACAATCAGCAATCACTTTCAAGAGAAGCAGAGACCAACGGTCTTGGTAGTAGTTACCATGATAGCAGGGAAGGAGGAGCTTCAATAAGTCGTCATATTGATGAACAGGATGGTCATCAGGAAACAAATGCACAGACTAGCCTAGACAATTCAGAAG GTTTGCCATCTCCATCAGGGAGAGCACAACCTGCAGTTTCCCCACGGGGTCAGACCTTTGGACAAAGAATTATGGGGAATATGATGGACAATCTTTTGGTCAGGAGTCTTACTTCCAAATCAAAAGGTCGTACAGACGATATTGTGCCACCCTCACCTGTGAAG GCACCTGATGCTGACGGGGCTGACAAAACTGACGATGAAGAGAATCCTATGATGGAGACTGTTAGGAGTAAATGTATCACTCAATTACTGCTACTTGGGGCCATTGACAGCATACAG AAGAGGTACTGGAGCAGGCTAAAAACCACACAGCAGATTGCAATAATGGATATTTTGCTATCACTCCTAGAATTTGCTTCTTCCTATAACTCAACTTCAAATCTTCGAACCAGGATGCACCATATACCCCCAGAAAG GCCTCCACTGAATCTTCTTCGCCAGGAACTAGCTGGAACTGCTATCTATTTGGAGATTCTTCAGAAATCAACTGTGGAACATGATGGGAATGACCCAAGTGAGGATACAAATGGGCACGTCATAGAATCTGATGAACATGAAAAGCTCAAGAGCCTCGCAGAAGGGAAGCTTGTTTCGTTTTGTGGGCAGATCTTGAAAGATGCTTCTGATCTCCAGCCAAGCACTGGGGAAGCTGCAAGTGCAGACATACACCGTGTACTGGACCTAAGAGCACCAGTTATTGTCAAG GTTTTGAATGGAATGTGTATCATGGACGCTCAGATATTCAAGAAGCACATCAGAGAGTTCTATCCATTAATTACAAAACTTATTTGCTGTGATCAG ATGGATGTTCGTGGTGCCCTTGGTGACCTTTTCAGCAAACAACTTACCCCACTCATGCCCTGA